Proteins from a single region of Nerophis ophidion isolate RoL-2023_Sa linkage group LG10, RoL_Noph_v1.0, whole genome shotgun sequence:
- the LOC133560364 gene encoding RNA-binding protein 4.1-like — translation MVKIFIGNLAEETTRHEIEALFTPYGKLTECAKYKNYAFVHMDDRKAATKAIRELHLRKLNGRPMNVEPSKGNSQGPVKLHISNVERGFEKELQALFEEYGTVSECAIVKNFAFIHMTNSDEAMDAIKGLDNTLFQGNYIHVQLSKSKPAWAQEEEDYPPPPGRGGYFPPPPPPRFHPEPPYGERMSAYPPPPPPPQPPRRPMYPDRGYGEREGYSVVDYYEKFRARPYGAPGYEDRRSGTIPPPPPPPPSGMGRERVAMSSHDPYDRRPIPPPAMPYMTRDRSPIRRAPPPPAPPAPVAGNGYPYERTRFSPQTKPQGYAPPYARPNYAQGGHPPPQPNYGAYQAHG, via the exons ATGGTGAAGATATTTATCGGAAACCTGGCAGAGGAGACTACCAGGCATGAAATTGAAGCCCTCTTTACTCCGTACGGAAAATTGACTGAATGTGCCAAGTACAAAAACTATGCCTTTGTACACATGGATGACCGCAAGGCAGCGACCAAAGCCATCCGTGAGCTCCACCTCCGTAAACTCAACGGCAGGCCCATGAATGTGGAGCCCAGCAAAGGGAACAGCCAGGGTCCGGTCAAGCTTCACATCTCCAATGTAGAAAGGGGCTTCGAGAAAGAGTTACAAGCGCTCTTTGAAGAGTATGGCACCGTATCAGAGTGTGCCATTGTGAAGAATTTTGCATTTATTCACATGACCAATTCTGATGAGGCCATGGATGCCATTAAAGGTCTGGATAACACATTGTTTCAAG GAAATTATATCCATGTTCAACTGTCAAAAAGCAAACCTGCATGGGCTCAAGAAGAGGAGGACTATCCGCCACCACCTGGCAGAGGAGGCTatttcccccctcctcctcctcctcgctttCATCCAGAGCCTCCCTATGGCGAACGCATGTCTGCTTACCCACCTCCACCTCCCCCACCACAACCTCCTAGACGACCCATGTATCCAGACCGTGGTTATGGCGAGCGAGAAGGCTATAGTGTGGTGGATTACTATGAGAAATTCAGAGCCCGTCCTTATGGCGCCCCAGGTTATGAAGACAGGCGCTCTGGCACCATCCCTCCGCCACCGCCCCCCCCACCTTCAGGAATGGGTAGGGAGCGTGTTGCAATGAGCTCGCATGATCCGTATGACCGGCGGCCTATTCCCCCTCCTGCTATGCCCTACATGACCCGGGACCGCAGCCCCATCCGACGAGCTCCGCCTCCTCCAGCTCCCCCCGCTCCGGTGGCTGGCAACGGGTACCCCTATGAGCGCACCCGTTTCTCCCCGCAGACCAAACCTCAGGGATATGCACCCCCTTACGCCAGGCCCAACTATGCGCAAGGCGGTCACCCTCCTCCGCAACCCAACTATGGCGCCTACCAGGCCCATGGTTAA
- the LOC133560366 gene encoding TRAF-interacting protein with FHA domain-containing protein A-like has translation MNVSEILETEEDLLTCLYIKFYHPKQHTQGFYSLLPLGNRSKHSADTPLLLGRDVQVCTFPMVDRRVSRKQLAFHAYRMPGSPDMQFTLQNLSKTSKVYVNSSALDFLERVDLPSKALVRFMQYEMLITKENGEAKGSFEVELDVLPAPPLKETFFCEPSTLPVMETGSQLKPQTEFQSPLETDETYSC, from the coding sequence ATGAATGTGTCTGAGATAttggagacagaagaggatcttTTGACCTGCCTCTACATCAAATTCTACCACCCCAAACAGCACACTCAAGGTTTTTACAGTCTGCTCCCTCTCGGCAACAGAAGCAAACATTCTGCAGACACGCCTCTCCTTTTAGGACGTGATGTCCAGGTTTGCACCTTTCCGATGGTCGATCGCCGTGTGTCCCGCAAGCAGCTGGCCTTCCACGCTTACCGCATGCCTGGGAGCCCAGACATGCAATTCACTCTTCAGAACTTGTCTAAAACGTCGAAGGTGTATGTAAACAGCTCAGCCCTGGACTTCTTGGAGAGGGTGGATCTCCCCAGTAAGGCCCTGGTCCGGTTCATGCAATATGAGATGCTGATCACCAAGGAGAACGGTGAAGCCAAAGGTAGCTTTGAGGTGGAGTTGGACGTCCTGCCTGCACCTCCATTGAAGGAGACATTTTTTTGTGAGCCCAGTACCCTTCCAGTCATGGAGACAGGCTCCCAGCTGAAACCCCAAACAGAATTCCAAAGTCCTTTGGAAACTGATGAGACTTATTCTTGCTAG
- the LOC133560363 gene encoding RNA-binding protein 4.1-like, which translates to MVKIFVGNLPQEATEDEIKALFAEYGRITECAIVKNFAFVHMDDRKDAVKAIKNLHLHNLHGSAINVEASHKKNYGAVKLHVSNVERGEDDDLRALFEEYGIVTECAVIKNFAFVHMANSDEAMDAIQGIDNTEFHGRRIHVQISKSRPRGEEQEDYPPPPEGGGFWPPPHYPVDRPEPPPPGYMRGRPHMAPGYPAPPLPPPPPRRPAYPERPYEGERGDYGVVDYYEKYRARPYGYEAQRPGGPLPPPPPPPPSVARDRLMNPPLDPYERRPPPPPPPPPSAYYARDRSPHRRPSNGAIPPAGNGYSYERSHVPPVSRVPPYGVPRPRDHYAERLPPPPPPPPARYY; encoded by the exons ATGGTGAAGATATTTGTGGGCAACTTGCCCCAAGAAGCAACTGAGGATGAAATCAAGGCACTCTTTGCCGAGTATGGAAGGATCACAGAATGTGCCATTGTCAAAAACTTTGCATTTGTCCACATGGATGACCGCAAGGATGCTGTGAAAGCCATCAAGAACCTGCATCTCCACAACCTCCATGGCTCTGCGATTAATGTGGAGGCCAGCCACAAGAAGAACTACGGGGCGGTCAAGTTGCATGTGTCTAACGTAGAGCGTGGAGAGGATGATGACCTGCGTGCGCTTTTTGAAGAGTACGGTATTGTCACTGAGTGCGCGGTGATCAAGAATTTTGCTTTCGTCCACATGGCAAACTCGGATGAAGCTATGGATGCCATTCAGGGGATTGACAACACTGAGTTTCATG GCAGACGCATCCATGTGCAGATTTCCAAAAGCAGGCCCAGAGGCGAAGAGCAGGAAGACTATCCTCCTCCCCCAGAAGGTGGTGGCTTTTGGCCACCCCCACACTACCCAGTAGATCGGCCTGAGCCCCCCCCACCAGGCTACATGAGAGGTCGCCCCCACATGGCTCCAGGTTACCCTGCCCCACCTCTGCCGCCACCCCCTCCCAGGCGACCTGCCTACCCTGAGCGGCCCTACGAGGGCGAGCGGGGCGATTATGGTGTGGTAGATTACTATGAAAAGTACAGAGCCCGTCCGTACGGCTACGAAGCCCAACGCCCGGGTGGGCCGCTGCCTCCGCCGCCACCTCCTCCCCCCAGTGTTGCGCGAGACCGTCTCATGAACCCGCCGCTTGACCCGTACGAGCGTCGGCCCCCACCACCACCCCCTCCTCCCCCGTCTGCGTATTATGCCCGAGACCGCAGCCCACACCGAAGACCGTCAAACGGTGCAATTCCTCCCGCCGGTAATGGCTACTCCTACGAGCGCTCCCATGTCCCTCCTGTATCCCGGGTCCCACCATACGGAGTTCCTCGTCCCCGGGACCACTACGCCGAGCGACTACCGCCCCCTCCACCGCCCCCGCCTGCTCGCTACTATTAA
- the LOC133560367 gene encoding uncharacterized protein LOC133560367 isoform X1, producing MTLRVVTCLLLWTFAHTKEQRSSSYMHHLPVQAGQNVTLECLNTGLDISIFYWYKQTPGKKPNLLASSYTQGDRGKLHGQPEEHSRLTLTVLSDRSCLNISQAQMSDSGTYFCIFYYISICKFHESILVEVRASAWDIPASVKQPASKSILHGGNLTLSCTVQTKSSCDKDQHQVYWLRNEPGSGPGIIHASEGRRSNGTCFYEVPMSGLNNADVGTYYCAVAMCGHILFGKGTTVTFERDTLLVYILSAALAFSVLVNVILACNIKKKTQDQADPRQPLHATSAPEEGDEDTNLQYTELKVKKVRRITRQRNDVHAECVYSIIMQ from the exons ATGACGCTCCGCGTGGTCACTTGTCTCCTCCTGTGGACATTTG CTCATACAAAAGAACAGAGGTCGTCGTCGTACATGCACCACCTGCCGGTTCAAGCAGGCCAAAACGTGACTTTGGAGTGTTTAAACACGGGACTCGACATCAGCATTTTCTATTGGTACAAGCAAACACCTGGGAAGAAACCCAATCTGCTGGCCAGCTCCTACACCCAAGGCGATAGGGGCAAACTTCATGGCCAACCGGAGGAGCACTCCCGCCTTACCCTGACTGTTCTCTCCGACAGGAGCTGCTTGAACATCTCACAGGCCCAAATGTCAGACTCTGGGACCTACTTCTGCATATTTTATTACATTTCCATCTGTAAATTCCACGAGAGTATTTTAGTGGAGGTGAGAGCCTCCGCTTGGGACATCCCAGCATCAGTAAAGCAGCCAGCATCCAAGAGCATCCTCCATGGAGGTAATTTGACTCTGAGCTGCACCGTCCAAACCAAGTCGTCCTGTGACAAGGATCAACACCAGGTTTACTGGCTTCGGAACGAGCCCGGATCTGGCCCAGGGATCATTCACGCTTCAGAAGGGAGGAGGTCCAACGGCACCTGCTTTTACGAGGTACCAATGAGCGGACTGAACAACGCAGACGTGGGGACTTACTACTGTGCCGTGGCCATGTGTGGACACATCCTGTTCGGGAAGGGCACCACCGTGACCTTTGAAC GTGACACGTTGCTGGTCTACATCTTAAGTGCAGCTTTGGCCTTCTCCGTCTTGGTGAATGTCATCTTGGCCTGTAACATAAAGAAGAAGACACAGGATCAGGCAG ACCCACGACAACCATTACATGCTACCTCGGCTCCAGAGGAG GGTGATGAAGACACAAATCTCCAATACACTGAGTTAAAAGTCAAAAAGGTAAGAAGGATAACCAGACAGAGGAACGACGTCCACGCTGAGTGTGTGTACTCCATTATCATGCAGTAG
- the LOC133560367 gene encoding uncharacterized protein LOC133560367 isoform X2: MTLRVVTCLLLWTFAHTKEQRSSSYMHHLPVQAGQNVTLECLNTGLDISIFYWYKQTPGKKPNLLASSYTQGDRGKLHGQPEEHSRLTLTVLSDRSCLNISQAQMSDSGTYFCIFYYISICKFHESILVEVRASAWDIPASVKQPASKSILHGGNLTLSCTVQTKSSCDKDQHQVYWLRNEPGSGPGIIHASEGRRSNGTCFYEVPMSGLNNADVGTYYCAVAMCGHILFGKGTTVTFERDTLLVYILSAALAFSVLVNVILACNIKKKTQDQAGKNTHDNHYMLPRLQRRVMKTQISNTLS, translated from the exons ATGACGCTCCGCGTGGTCACTTGTCTCCTCCTGTGGACATTTG CTCATACAAAAGAACAGAGGTCGTCGTCGTACATGCACCACCTGCCGGTTCAAGCAGGCCAAAACGTGACTTTGGAGTGTTTAAACACGGGACTCGACATCAGCATTTTCTATTGGTACAAGCAAACACCTGGGAAGAAACCCAATCTGCTGGCCAGCTCCTACACCCAAGGCGATAGGGGCAAACTTCATGGCCAACCGGAGGAGCACTCCCGCCTTACCCTGACTGTTCTCTCCGACAGGAGCTGCTTGAACATCTCACAGGCCCAAATGTCAGACTCTGGGACCTACTTCTGCATATTTTATTACATTTCCATCTGTAAATTCCACGAGAGTATTTTAGTGGAGGTGAGAGCCTCCGCTTGGGACATCCCAGCATCAGTAAAGCAGCCAGCATCCAAGAGCATCCTCCATGGAGGTAATTTGACTCTGAGCTGCACCGTCCAAACCAAGTCGTCCTGTGACAAGGATCAACACCAGGTTTACTGGCTTCGGAACGAGCCCGGATCTGGCCCAGGGATCATTCACGCTTCAGAAGGGAGGAGGTCCAACGGCACCTGCTTTTACGAGGTACCAATGAGCGGACTGAACAACGCAGACGTGGGGACTTACTACTGTGCCGTGGCCATGTGTGGACACATCCTGTTCGGGAAGGGCACCACCGTGACCTTTGAAC GTGACACGTTGCTGGTCTACATCTTAAGTGCAGCTTTGGCCTTCTCCGTCTTGGTGAATGTCATCTTGGCCTGTAACATAAAGAAGAAGACACAGGATCAGGCAGGTAAGAAT ACCCACGACAACCATTACATGCTACCTCGGCTCCAGAGGAG GGTGATGAAGACACAAATCTCCAATACACTGAGTTAA